TGTGCGTGTCGTCTACAAGGTTAAACGTGGCATTCATTTTACTTCTGTCTTCTACTGCAGTGTAACCCACAAACAATGGGTTTCTGTCGATTTCCGCGTACATAGCTGCCGCTTTCTCTGCATTGATTTTCTCAATTGCAGGAACTCCACCTAGATTCTTTAACCAGTCTAGAGTTAACATAGAAACATAGATAGGGAATACAGGAGGCGTATTATACATAGACTCCTTATCGATGTGCAGTTGGTAATCTAACATCGAAGGGATGGTTCTACCTGTTTTACCTAAAAGGTCTTTGTTTACAATAAACAGGGTAGTTCCAGCAGGTCCCATGTTCTTTTGTGCTCCTGCGTAAATCATAGCGTAATCGCTAACATTTACCGGTCTGCTGAAGATGTCAGAAGACATATCGGCGATAATAGGCACTGGAGATTTAGGAATCTCTGGGTATTGGGTTCCGTATATGGTGTTGTTTGTAGTAATATGCAGGAAATCTGCGTCGGCTGGAATGTTAAATCCTTTTGGAATGTACTTGAACCCATCGTCTTCGCTGCTTGCAACTACCTCGATGTTTCCAACCAATTTTGCTTCTTTAATGGCCTTTTTAGCCCAAGTTCCGGTGTTTACATATACCGCTTTTCCATCTTTAGAAAGGTAGTTTAATGCAGCAGTGTAAAATCCTAAGCTAGCACCTCCTTGTAAGAAAAGGATCTCGTAGTTAGCCGGTACATTTAATAGCTCTCTAACCAGGTTCTGCGCTTTTTCCATTACCGCAACTACGTTTTTAGAACGGTGCGAAATTTCAATTAGCGAAAGGTTTAAATCATCGAAGTTTACTACTGCTTCTGAGGCTTTCTTTAAAACCTCTTGAGGTAGAATACAAGGACCTGCGCTAAAGTTGTGTACTTTTTTCATGAAACCTGATTTTTTGTGTCTATTTAATGTATGGCAAAGGTTATAAATAAATTTCTTGTGCTAAAAGAATATTCTTAATTCTCACAATTCTTAATTATTTCTTAGTCTGGCTTTTATTTCCTCAAACTGCTTCTGACTCGATGGAAGTATTAATTCTGGTTTCAATTCTTCCAGCTGGTTGAGGTCGAATATATGCCCTTCCAAAAGCGTTGCTAGTTCCAATTTGGGTTCATCAAAGTCGAATAGGTCAAACAAATGGTTTATCTGTTTGGTCATAAGGCAGTGCTCCTCAATAAAAGATTTTGCGGCTTTTAATCGGCTTTTGGAGAAATAAATCTCCTTAAAATCCTCACGGGCTTTCTCAAATGCACCTGTACTCATGGGGGGCATGCATCCACCCGTGTTTCCATACTTGTTTCTCAAGTATAGCCCCTCCAGTTCGTTTAGGTGGAGGGTGGATAATTGGTTTAACCAAATTCCTTCTTTACGCTTATAGGTGGAGGTGAAAAGAGGGAGAAATAATATTTGTTCTCCTATTATGCTTAGCTCTATCTCCTGCTTTTTATTTGGTAGTAGCGTAATTTCATATTGCCCTTTTACGCTTACACTATCTCCATATGCCGTAATCAGGAAGGTACTTTTGCTACTATCTAAAAGGGTGTATAGAGGTTGGGCTATGGTGTCTGCAGCCAGGGTGTCTACAACCAGGAAGAAATTTTGTTTCTGAGCCGATTTAAAAGTGATAGCCCCCGTTTGAGCGTAGATAGAAAGTACGCAAAAGGCAAAGAGACAGGTTAATGTAAGTCGTTTAATGATCAAATCCTTATTTGGGCTTTATCACTTCAACGTTTGTTTTCTTAATCCATTTTCCACCTTTGTATTTAAAGGCATCAAAGGTGTAAGTAGGGGTTAAGTTGTTGAATACTTTTCCTAAACTTTCATCAATTAAACCAAGCCGATTGTAGTAGAATTGCTTTTCCTTTTCATCGTACTTCATAGAGTAAGCCATGTTGCTTGGATAATGCACCGTGAAGCGATTTAAGCGATCTCCATTTTCGGTAACCAATACGGGGAAACCAAAAGTGATACCCGCTTTGTTGATACTCAATACCTCGGCTACTTTGTATGATTCTAGGGCGTTGTCTCCCCTCCAGCCCAGAAGTAAATAACTTCGTCCGTTTTTGCGCTTAAAGGGAACCATGCGGTAGTATACGGCGCCTGGCCAGTTTTTATTATCGAATATTTCTTTTTCGTCTTCCTTTCCGCGAATGCCACGATCTAAAAGAACTTTAGATTTTGCTGTTCTGCGATCTCTATATCCAACCACTCCATAAAACTCATTATTAAAGCGGTTTAATTCTAGATTCCAGGTAACCAGAGTAACTTCTCCTTCTTTGAGCACGGAGAATTTTTCTAACTCATCAAAGCCAAAGGCAGCAGCTGCATCTTGCTCGAGAGCGGTTTTTAAAAAAGTAACCACTCTGTCGTTATACAAGAGCTTGGCTGTATCGGTATTAGAATTAAGCGAAAGCGCTCTGTAAAACTTTATAGAGTCTTCTAGCTGGTTAAGATAACTTTGGGCCGTTCCGCCTAGGGAAACGATAGATAAGAGGTTGATTATTAAAAGTTTACGCATAATGGGGCTAGCTTGGGGCTCCTAAAGATGCATAAAATCCTTTTTAGCCAATAATTGATCTTCTGATTCTCTGTGATCTGGATCGTCAACACAGCAGTCTACTGGGCATACAGCTGCACATTGTGGCTCATCGTGAAAACCTACACACTCTGTACACTTATCGGTAACTATGTAGTACACATCCATAGACCCTGGTTCGTGATCTGCAGATGCATCTTCTTCGCTTCCGCTAGGTGTTTTAATAACACCGTTAAGAGAAGTTCCATCCGCAAAACTCCATTCCGCTCCACCCTCATAAATTGCATTATTTGGACATTCGGGTTCGCAAGCCCCGCAGTTAATGCATTCGTCGGTGATCATTATAGCCATTACACAGTCAGTTTTAGGTGTACCTTTGCAATTCGCTTGCAAATATAGCTATTGCAATCAGCTGAAACAATTAGATATGATGGTCCAAGAAAGCGTCTTAACACAAATTCATGCATTTGCAGTTAATTTAAAGGGTGAGTTAGCACGTATAGAAAGTTCTGAAAGCTACGATTCGCAATGGGTTGCGTGTATTCGTAAGGCGGAAATAGAGAACCCTTGGTTCACTAAAAGAGAACAGTTAAGAAGTCTAAAAAGTTGGGTTGCTATCCTTACCGACCCATCTTTCGAAGCGGAACTAAACCGTTTTCCGCCAAAAACCACCACAAAAACTGTGGGTGTAATTGCTGCAGGAAACATTCCTATGGTTGGTTTGCACGATGCTATTTCGGTTTTGCTAAGCGGTCATAACCTGCTTTTAAAGTGCAGCAGTGAAGACAAGATCTTATTGCCTTTTTTTCTCGCGCAGCTTTCGGAATTCGTAGTGGATTTTAAAGCGCGCTATTCCATTGTAGAAGGATTTAAATCTCGTGATATAAATGCCCTTATCGCAACAGGGTCGGATAACACCGCTAGGTATTTTGAGTACTACTTTAGAGAAAACCATAAAATCATCAGAAAGAATAGGACTTCGGTAGCGGTTTTGGATGGAAGCGAAACCCAAGAAGAAATGGAAGCATTGCTTGAAGATGTTTTTGCCTATTTCGGATTGGGTTGTAGGAGTATCACCAAACTCTATTTACCTAAAGGTTTTGATGTGCAACGGGTATTTAAGGCCATGCCTAAATTTGAGTATTTGGCTAACCACAATAAGTATATGAATAACTATACCTACCATAAGGCTTTGTACTTAATGAATCAGACTCCTTATCTGGAGAATGGGTTTTGCAATTTGGTGGAAGAGGAAAGTTTGCATTCGCCCGTTTCTTGTTTGCACTATGAGTTTTATGATGATATAGCGGTTTTAAACAACACCCTAACTGATATGCAAGAGAAGATACAGTGCAGGGTAGGGGTGGATGGTCTGGCGCTAGGTTCGGCTCAGAAACCTTGCTTTACCGACTATGCCGACCAGGTAAATACCATGGAGTTTTTAAACGGACTTTAATCAATTTCGAAAACGCCTAAATCAGGGTTGTTGGGTCTTAGTTTGCCGGTAATGTCGTTGGGGTAATTGCTTGGTATTCCAGCACCCAATACCGGAGAGTTTGCCGTTGGCTTAAATCCTTTAGATACATCTCCTTCCAAAACGGGGTTGTCGTAAATGATGTTTTGGGTTGGGAGTTTACTAATTTCTTCTTCTGCGTCTATTTGGTTGTGTCTTAGAAGGAAATTTAAATTGCCTTCCTCAAATTTTTCTATTCCAATTTCAGTGTCTTCAAATCCGGTTACGATGCTGTTTTCCATGTAACTGTTTTCCATGTTTCTTACCTGAACCCGTCCTAAAATATCCTGGTAAGCATTAGAAATATATAGGGACGGCTGGTTGCGCACCGTTTCGGCCCAATAGTTTGCTATGGTAAAATGGCTCAGTTGGTATTCCCCACCACCAAGAAATGCCGCAGCTTGCTGTCCGCAATTGTAAATGGCCACATTTCCAGCCTTTATCCGATAGTTTCTGGCAAGAATACCAGAAAGGCTATGATTCTTTAATACAATGTTTTCTAGCGTAATCTGGTTGGATGAGGTAGGAGCTTCCAAATTATAAGGAAACT
The window above is part of the Luteibaculum oceani genome. Proteins encoded here:
- the serC gene encoding 3-phosphoserine/phosphohydroxythreonine transaminase; translated protein: MKKVHNFSAGPCILPQEVLKKASEAVVNFDDLNLSLIEISHRSKNVVAVMEKAQNLVRELLNVPANYEILFLQGGASLGFYTAALNYLSKDGKAVYVNTGTWAKKAIKEAKLVGNIEVVASSEDDGFKYIPKGFNIPADADFLHITTNNTIYGTQYPEIPKSPVPIIADMSSDIFSRPVNVSDYAMIYAGAQKNMGPAGTTLFIVNKDLLGKTGRTIPSMLDYQLHIDKESMYNTPPVFPIYVSMLTLDWLKNLGGVPAIEKINAEKAAAMYAEIDRNPLFVGYTAVEDRSKMNATFNLVDDTHKELFDSMWKEAGISGINGHRSVGGYRASMYNALPLESVQALVKVMQEFEEKVSVKA
- a CDS encoding DUF4476 domain-containing protein, with the translated sequence MIIKRLTLTCLFAFCVLSIYAQTGAITFKSAQKQNFFLVVDTLAADTIAQPLYTLLDSSKSTFLITAYGDSVSVKGQYEITLLPNKKQEIELSIIGEQILFLPLFTSTYKRKEGIWLNQLSTLHLNELEGLYLRNKYGNTGGCMPPMSTGAFEKAREDFKEIYFSKSRLKAAKSFIEEHCLMTKQINHLFDLFDFDEPKLELATLLEGHIFDLNQLEELKPELILPSSQKQFEEIKARLRNN
- a CDS encoding 4Fe-4S dicluster domain-containing protein, encoding MAIMITDECINCGACEPECPNNAIYEGGAEWSFADGTSLNGVIKTPSGSEEDASADHEPGSMDVYYIVTDKCTECVGFHDEPQCAAVCPVDCCVDDPDHRESEDQLLAKKDFMHL
- a CDS encoding acyl-CoA reductase, which encodes MVQESVLTQIHAFAVNLKGELARIESSESYDSQWVACIRKAEIENPWFTKREQLRSLKSWVAILTDPSFEAELNRFPPKTTTKTVGVIAAGNIPMVGLHDAISVLLSGHNLLLKCSSEDKILLPFFLAQLSEFVVDFKARYSIVEGFKSRDINALIATGSDNTARYFEYYFRENHKIIRKNRTSVAVLDGSETQEEMEALLEDVFAYFGLGCRSITKLYLPKGFDVQRVFKAMPKFEYLANHNKYMNNYTYHKALYLMNQTPYLENGFCNLVEEESLHSPVSCLHYEFYDDIAVLNNTLTDMQEKIQCRVGVDGLALGSAQKPCFTDYADQVNTMEFLNGL